One part of the Rhodococcus oxybenzonivorans genome encodes these proteins:
- a CDS encoding GAP family protein, which produces MGSVLGEMLPLAVGVAISPIPIIAVILMLLSKRAGGASAGFGVGWIAGILVATGLVVLFAGGIDATDSDGPSATTSWVKIVLGVLLLVLAGRQWRSRNADAEQPKWMRAIDDLNIVKSIGLGFVLAAINPKNLLLCVSAGVVIGSSGVSGGEQAIALAVFTVLAGSTVIVPVVAYAVAADKMHGTLDNLKVWLQANNAAVMSVLLLVMGAVVLGKGFGGAF; this is translated from the coding sequence ATGGGCTCGGTTCTCGGAGAAATGCTCCCGCTCGCAGTCGGTGTCGCCATTTCACCGATCCCGATCATCGCGGTCATCCTGATGTTGTTGTCGAAGCGCGCCGGCGGTGCGAGTGCGGGCTTCGGTGTGGGGTGGATCGCCGGAATTCTTGTGGCTACCGGCCTCGTCGTGCTCTTCGCCGGCGGTATCGACGCCACCGACTCCGACGGTCCGTCGGCGACCACGTCATGGGTCAAGATCGTCCTCGGCGTGCTCCTGCTCGTGCTCGCCGGACGGCAGTGGAGAAGTCGCAATGCCGACGCGGAACAGCCGAAGTGGATGCGGGCAATCGATGACTTGAACATCGTCAAGTCGATCGGACTCGGATTCGTCCTGGCGGCAATCAACCCGAAGAACCTTCTGCTGTGTGTCTCCGCGGGCGTGGTGATCGGCTCGTCCGGTGTGAGTGGCGGTGAGCAGGCGATCGCGCTGGCGGTGTTCACCGTGCTGGCCGGGTCGACGGTGATCGTTCCCGTGGTCGCCTACGCAGTCGCCGCCGACAAGATGCACGGCACCCTCGACAACCTGAAGGTCTGGTTGCAGGCCAACAACGCCGCGGTGATGAGCGTGCTGCTACTGGTGATGGGAGCCGTCGTTCTCGGGAAGGGATTCGGCGGAGCGTTCTGA